A stretch of the Lolium perenne isolate Kyuss_39 chromosome 3, Kyuss_2.0, whole genome shotgun sequence genome encodes the following:
- the LOC127341714 gene encoding transcriptional corepressor LEUNIG isoform X1 has protein sequence MAEDPSWNADKISLDVYIHDYLVKRNLQKTAKAFQAEGNLSPDPVAIDAPGGFLFEWWSVFWDIFISRTNDKHSDVANSYIETQSIKSREQQSSLEQQQQHVHAQQSPQQIHMHQLLLQRQQQEQQQQQHQQQHPQQQRRHQKQQQRNDSNYLPASPQNGSVSADPPPQLNTVATNSSSPKIYEERMKIPVQSDTLDEASIKQRFNENIGQLLESNPASLLKSSALSAHASGQIFQGSAGGVPGTLQQAQARSLQLQGSTQEIKADTNATLNLRAAGADGSLLGIPAGTNQAGHNLTLKGWPLTGLDQLRSGYLQQKSFVQTPQALHHLQFLTPQQQQLLLQAQQNITSSSTEMDGRRLRMLLSSRNMVPGRDGPSNAFPEIIPSVGPSLQNMYSHGQRIETDMLMKKIAAMQQQQQCSSQQQQSSSQQQLLQQSLLSQQPQSSNHYLDFRGHHEKMVAGSGVIMDGLSCNSFRGNEQVSKNQNGRKRKQPASSSGPANSSGTMNTAGPCPSSAPSTPSTDTPGDTISMPSMHHNASISKSMVAFGADAPGTGESPTDQIVGMDRLGEDDCLGDNVDSFLSHDDAAGPSDARSRCMASAKGLTFREISSARASTNKVVCCHFSSDGKLLATGGHDKKVVLWHAETLKQKATLEDHSLLITDVRFSPSGPLLATSSFDKTVRVWDLDNQDVAACMFTGHSASVMSLDFHPNKDDLMCSCDGNSEIRFWSINNGRAVRIFKGGSSQLRFQPRHGAYLAVASENVVSILDVETQACVRRFEGHTAHVDSVCWSPSGEYLASTSEDTVKVWSLNSASENSVQELNSNGNKFHACTFHPSYPSLLIVGGYQSLELWDLLENRSMTVAAHDGLVSALASSSSGLVASVSHDKHVKLWK, from the exons ACACAGTCAATCAAATCTCGAGAGCAGCAGTCATCAttggagcagcagcagcagcatgtTCATGCCCAGCAGTCACCACAGCAGATTCATATGCATCAGCTCCTGCTACAGAGACAGCAGCAggagcaacaacaacagcagcaTCAGCAGCAACATCCTCAGCAGCAACGGCGCCACCAGAAGCAACAACAGCGCAACGATAGCAATTATTTGCCCGCTAGTCCTCAGAATGGTTCAGTATCTGCTGATCCTCCACCACAACTAAATACTGTAGCGACAAATTCTTCGTCTCCAAAGATATATGAAGAGAGAATGAAGATTCCTGTGCAGAGTGACACCTTGGATGAGGCATCAATAAAG CAAAGGTTTAATGAAAACATTGGGCAGCTGCTGGAATCAAACCCGGCATCTTTGCTGAAGTCTTCCGCATTATCAGCTCATGCTTCAGG GCAAATATTTCAAGGATCTGCTGGTGGAGTGCCAGGTACTTTGCAACAAGCTCAGGCCAGAAGCCTACAGCTTCAGGGATCAACACAG GAAATCAAGGCAGACACAAATGCCACTCTAAATCTTAGGGCTGCAGGCGCAGACGGATCATTACTTGGAATACCAG CAGGCACTAATCAAGCAGGGCATAATCTGACCTTGAAAGGGTGGCCTCTTACG GGGTTAGATCAGCTTCGATCTGGATATCTACAACAAAAATCTTTTGTTCAGACTCCCCAAGCGTTGCACCATCTTCAGTTTCTCACTCCACAGCAGCAACAGCTTCTGCTTCAAGCACAACAAAATATTACATCGTCATCTACAGAGATGGATGGCAGAAGGCTTCGGATGCTTTTGAGCAGTCGAAACATGGTTCCTGGAAGGGATGGCCCGTCAAACGCATTCCCAGAGATTATTCCTAGTGTGGGGCCTTCACTGCAAAACATGTATTCACACGGGCAGCGCATCGAGACAGATATGCTGATGAAG AAGATAGCAGCtatgcagcagcaacaacaatgCAGCAGTCAGCAACAACAAAGCAGTAGTCAGCAGCAGCTCCTTCAACAATCATTACTGAGTCAGCAACCACAAAGCTCAAATCACTACCTTGACTTTCGTGGCCATCATGAAAAAATGGTTGCTGGAAGTGGTGTTATTATGGATGGACTCTCGTGCAATTCCTTTCGTGGAAATGAACAG GTATCCAAGAATCAAAATGGGCGAAAACGCAAACAGCCTGCCTCATCATCTGGTCCAGCTAACAGCTCTGGTACTATGAATACTGCTGGCCCCTGTCCCAGCTCGGCACCCTCAACCCCTTCCACAGATACTCCAGGAGACACCATATCAATGCCATCGATGCATCATAATGCAAGCATATCAAAGTCTATGGTTGCTTTTGGTGCCGATGCTCCAGGCACAGGGGAATCGCCAACGGATCAAATT GTTGGCATGGATCGTCTTGGGGAGGATGACTGCTTGGGAGATAATGTGGACTCGTTCTTGTCGCATGATGATGCCGCAGGTCCAAGTGATGCCCGCAGTCGTTGTATGGCTTCTGCTAAAG GATTGACCTTCCGAGAGATTTCTTCAGCTCGAGCAAGCACAAACAAGGTTGTTTGCTGTCACTTCTCATCAGATGGAAAGCTACTTGCTACTGGGGGTCATGACAAGAAG GTGGTCTTGTGGCATGCTGAAACTTTGAAACAAAAAGCAACATTGGAGGATCATTCTCTTCTGATAACTGATGTACGGTTTAGTCCAAGCGGTCCACTTCTTGCTACATCATCATTTGACAAAACTGTCAGGGTCTGGGACTTAGACAAT CAAGATGTTGCAGCTTGCATGTTTACGGGGCACTCAGCATCTGTTATGTCACTGGATTTTCACCCAAACAAGGATGACCTCATGTGTTCTTGTGACGGGAATAGTGAGATACGATTCTGGAGTATCAACAATGGAAGAGCTGTCCGAATTTTCAAG GGAGGTTCGAGCCAGTTAAGATTTCAGCCACGTCATGGTGCATATCTTGCAGTAGCTTCAGAGAATGTTGTGTCTATACTGGACGTGGAAACACAAGCTTGTGTGAGGAGATTTGAG GGCCACACCGCTCATGTTGATTCAGTGTGTTGGAGCCCCTCTGGTGAATATCTTGCCTCCACCAGTGAAGACACAGTGAAAGTATGGTCTTTGAATTCTGCCAGCGAGAACAGCGTTCAAGAACTCAACAGCAACGGGAACAAGTTTCACGCGTGCACTTTCCACCCTTCGTATCCATCTCTGCTCATCGTTGGTGGCTACCAG TCTCTTGAGCTGTGGGACTTGCTGGAGAACAGAAGCATGACTGTCGCGGCGCATGACGGCCTCGTCTCCGCCCTGGCCTCCTCGAGCTCTGGCCTGGTTGCTTCTGTCAGCCATGACAAGCATGTCAAGCTGTGGAAATGA
- the LOC127341714 gene encoding transcriptional corepressor LEUNIG isoform X3 yields the protein MAEDPSWNADKILDVYIHDYLVKRNLQKTAKAFQAEGNLSPDPVAIDAPGGFLFEWWSVFWDIFISRTNDKHSDVANSYIETQSIKSREQQSSLEQQQQHVHAQQSPQQIHMHQLLLQRQQQEQQQQQHQQQHPQQQRRHQKQQQRNDSNYLPASPQNGSVSADPPPQLNTVATNSSSPKIYEERMKIPVQSDTLDEASIKQRFNENIGQLLESNPASLLKSSALSAHASGQIFQGSAGGVPGTLQQAQARSLQLQGSTQEIKADTNATLNLRAAGADGSLLGIPAGTNQAGHNLTLKGWPLTGLDQLRSGYLQQKSFVQTPQALHHLQFLTPQQQQLLLQAQQNITSSSTEMDGRRLRMLLSSRNMVPGRDGPSNAFPEIIPSVGPSLQNMYSHGQRIETDMLMKKIAAMQQQQQCSSQQQQSSSQQQLLQQSLLSQQPQSSNHYLDFRGHHEKMVAGSGVIMDGLSCNSFRGNEQVSKNQNGRKRKQPASSSGPANSSGTMNTAGPCPSSAPSTPSTDTPGDTISMPSMHHNASISKSMVAFGADAPGTGESPTDQIVGMDRLGEDDCLGDNVDSFLSHDDAAGPSDARSRCMASAKGLTFREISSARASTNKVVCCHFSSDGKLLATGGHDKKVVLWHAETLKQKATLEDHSLLITDVRFSPSGPLLATSSFDKTVRVWDLDNQDVAACMFTGHSASVMSLDFHPNKDDLMCSCDGNSEIRFWSINNGRAVRIFKGGSSQLRFQPRHGAYLAVASENVVSILDVETQACVRRFEGHTAHVDSVCWSPSGEYLASTSEDTVKVWSLNSASENSVQELNSNGNKFHACTFHPSYPSLLIVGGYQSLELWDLLENRSMTVAAHDGLVSALASSSSGLVASVSHDKHVKLWK from the exons ACACAGTCAATCAAATCTCGAGAGCAGCAGTCATCAttggagcagcagcagcagcatgtTCATGCCCAGCAGTCACCACAGCAGATTCATATGCATCAGCTCCTGCTACAGAGACAGCAGCAggagcaacaacaacagcagcaTCAGCAGCAACATCCTCAGCAGCAACGGCGCCACCAGAAGCAACAACAGCGCAACGATAGCAATTATTTGCCCGCTAGTCCTCAGAATGGTTCAGTATCTGCTGATCCTCCACCACAACTAAATACTGTAGCGACAAATTCTTCGTCTCCAAAGATATATGAAGAGAGAATGAAGATTCCTGTGCAGAGTGACACCTTGGATGAGGCATCAATAAAG CAAAGGTTTAATGAAAACATTGGGCAGCTGCTGGAATCAAACCCGGCATCTTTGCTGAAGTCTTCCGCATTATCAGCTCATGCTTCAGG GCAAATATTTCAAGGATCTGCTGGTGGAGTGCCAGGTACTTTGCAACAAGCTCAGGCCAGAAGCCTACAGCTTCAGGGATCAACACAG GAAATCAAGGCAGACACAAATGCCACTCTAAATCTTAGGGCTGCAGGCGCAGACGGATCATTACTTGGAATACCAG CAGGCACTAATCAAGCAGGGCATAATCTGACCTTGAAAGGGTGGCCTCTTACG GGGTTAGATCAGCTTCGATCTGGATATCTACAACAAAAATCTTTTGTTCAGACTCCCCAAGCGTTGCACCATCTTCAGTTTCTCACTCCACAGCAGCAACAGCTTCTGCTTCAAGCACAACAAAATATTACATCGTCATCTACAGAGATGGATGGCAGAAGGCTTCGGATGCTTTTGAGCAGTCGAAACATGGTTCCTGGAAGGGATGGCCCGTCAAACGCATTCCCAGAGATTATTCCTAGTGTGGGGCCTTCACTGCAAAACATGTATTCACACGGGCAGCGCATCGAGACAGATATGCTGATGAAG AAGATAGCAGCtatgcagcagcaacaacaatgCAGCAGTCAGCAACAACAAAGCAGTAGTCAGCAGCAGCTCCTTCAACAATCATTACTGAGTCAGCAACCACAAAGCTCAAATCACTACCTTGACTTTCGTGGCCATCATGAAAAAATGGTTGCTGGAAGTGGTGTTATTATGGATGGACTCTCGTGCAATTCCTTTCGTGGAAATGAACAG GTATCCAAGAATCAAAATGGGCGAAAACGCAAACAGCCTGCCTCATCATCTGGTCCAGCTAACAGCTCTGGTACTATGAATACTGCTGGCCCCTGTCCCAGCTCGGCACCCTCAACCCCTTCCACAGATACTCCAGGAGACACCATATCAATGCCATCGATGCATCATAATGCAAGCATATCAAAGTCTATGGTTGCTTTTGGTGCCGATGCTCCAGGCACAGGGGAATCGCCAACGGATCAAATT GTTGGCATGGATCGTCTTGGGGAGGATGACTGCTTGGGAGATAATGTGGACTCGTTCTTGTCGCATGATGATGCCGCAGGTCCAAGTGATGCCCGCAGTCGTTGTATGGCTTCTGCTAAAG GATTGACCTTCCGAGAGATTTCTTCAGCTCGAGCAAGCACAAACAAGGTTGTTTGCTGTCACTTCTCATCAGATGGAAAGCTACTTGCTACTGGGGGTCATGACAAGAAG GTGGTCTTGTGGCATGCTGAAACTTTGAAACAAAAAGCAACATTGGAGGATCATTCTCTTCTGATAACTGATGTACGGTTTAGTCCAAGCGGTCCACTTCTTGCTACATCATCATTTGACAAAACTGTCAGGGTCTGGGACTTAGACAAT CAAGATGTTGCAGCTTGCATGTTTACGGGGCACTCAGCATCTGTTATGTCACTGGATTTTCACCCAAACAAGGATGACCTCATGTGTTCTTGTGACGGGAATAGTGAGATACGATTCTGGAGTATCAACAATGGAAGAGCTGTCCGAATTTTCAAG GGAGGTTCGAGCCAGTTAAGATTTCAGCCACGTCATGGTGCATATCTTGCAGTAGCTTCAGAGAATGTTGTGTCTATACTGGACGTGGAAACACAAGCTTGTGTGAGGAGATTTGAG GGCCACACCGCTCATGTTGATTCAGTGTGTTGGAGCCCCTCTGGTGAATATCTTGCCTCCACCAGTGAAGACACAGTGAAAGTATGGTCTTTGAATTCTGCCAGCGAGAACAGCGTTCAAGAACTCAACAGCAACGGGAACAAGTTTCACGCGTGCACTTTCCACCCTTCGTATCCATCTCTGCTCATCGTTGGTGGCTACCAG TCTCTTGAGCTGTGGGACTTGCTGGAGAACAGAAGCATGACTGTCGCGGCGCATGACGGCCTCGTCTCCGCCCTGGCCTCCTCGAGCTCTGGCCTGGTTGCTTCTGTCAGCCATGACAAGCATGTCAAGCTGTGGAAATGA
- the LOC127341714 gene encoding transcriptional corepressor LEUNIG isoform X2, protein MAEDPSWNADKISLDVYIHDYLVKRNLQKTAKAFQAEGNLSPDPVAIDAPGGFLFEWWSVFWDIFISRTNDKHSDVANSYIETQSIKSREQQSSLEQQQQHVHAQQSPQQIHMHQLLLQRQQQEQQQQQHQQQHPQQQRRHQKQQQRNDSNYLPASPQNGSVSADPPPQLNTVATNSSSPKIYEERMKIPVQSDTLDEASIKQRFNENIGQLLESNPASLLKSSALSAHASGQIFQGSAGGVPGTLQQAQARSLQLQGSTQEIKADTNATLNLRAAGADGSLLGIPGTNQAGHNLTLKGWPLTGLDQLRSGYLQQKSFVQTPQALHHLQFLTPQQQQLLLQAQQNITSSSTEMDGRRLRMLLSSRNMVPGRDGPSNAFPEIIPSVGPSLQNMYSHGQRIETDMLMKKIAAMQQQQQCSSQQQQSSSQQQLLQQSLLSQQPQSSNHYLDFRGHHEKMVAGSGVIMDGLSCNSFRGNEQVSKNQNGRKRKQPASSSGPANSSGTMNTAGPCPSSAPSTPSTDTPGDTISMPSMHHNASISKSMVAFGADAPGTGESPTDQIVGMDRLGEDDCLGDNVDSFLSHDDAAGPSDARSRCMASAKGLTFREISSARASTNKVVCCHFSSDGKLLATGGHDKKVVLWHAETLKQKATLEDHSLLITDVRFSPSGPLLATSSFDKTVRVWDLDNQDVAACMFTGHSASVMSLDFHPNKDDLMCSCDGNSEIRFWSINNGRAVRIFKGGSSQLRFQPRHGAYLAVASENVVSILDVETQACVRRFEGHTAHVDSVCWSPSGEYLASTSEDTVKVWSLNSASENSVQELNSNGNKFHACTFHPSYPSLLIVGGYQSLELWDLLENRSMTVAAHDGLVSALASSSSGLVASVSHDKHVKLWK, encoded by the exons ACACAGTCAATCAAATCTCGAGAGCAGCAGTCATCAttggagcagcagcagcagcatgtTCATGCCCAGCAGTCACCACAGCAGATTCATATGCATCAGCTCCTGCTACAGAGACAGCAGCAggagcaacaacaacagcagcaTCAGCAGCAACATCCTCAGCAGCAACGGCGCCACCAGAAGCAACAACAGCGCAACGATAGCAATTATTTGCCCGCTAGTCCTCAGAATGGTTCAGTATCTGCTGATCCTCCACCACAACTAAATACTGTAGCGACAAATTCTTCGTCTCCAAAGATATATGAAGAGAGAATGAAGATTCCTGTGCAGAGTGACACCTTGGATGAGGCATCAATAAAG CAAAGGTTTAATGAAAACATTGGGCAGCTGCTGGAATCAAACCCGGCATCTTTGCTGAAGTCTTCCGCATTATCAGCTCATGCTTCAGG GCAAATATTTCAAGGATCTGCTGGTGGAGTGCCAGGTACTTTGCAACAAGCTCAGGCCAGAAGCCTACAGCTTCAGGGATCAACACAG GAAATCAAGGCAGACACAAATGCCACTCTAAATCTTAGGGCTGCAGGCGCAGACGGATCATTACTTGGAATACCAG GCACTAATCAAGCAGGGCATAATCTGACCTTGAAAGGGTGGCCTCTTACG GGGTTAGATCAGCTTCGATCTGGATATCTACAACAAAAATCTTTTGTTCAGACTCCCCAAGCGTTGCACCATCTTCAGTTTCTCACTCCACAGCAGCAACAGCTTCTGCTTCAAGCACAACAAAATATTACATCGTCATCTACAGAGATGGATGGCAGAAGGCTTCGGATGCTTTTGAGCAGTCGAAACATGGTTCCTGGAAGGGATGGCCCGTCAAACGCATTCCCAGAGATTATTCCTAGTGTGGGGCCTTCACTGCAAAACATGTATTCACACGGGCAGCGCATCGAGACAGATATGCTGATGAAG AAGATAGCAGCtatgcagcagcaacaacaatgCAGCAGTCAGCAACAACAAAGCAGTAGTCAGCAGCAGCTCCTTCAACAATCATTACTGAGTCAGCAACCACAAAGCTCAAATCACTACCTTGACTTTCGTGGCCATCATGAAAAAATGGTTGCTGGAAGTGGTGTTATTATGGATGGACTCTCGTGCAATTCCTTTCGTGGAAATGAACAG GTATCCAAGAATCAAAATGGGCGAAAACGCAAACAGCCTGCCTCATCATCTGGTCCAGCTAACAGCTCTGGTACTATGAATACTGCTGGCCCCTGTCCCAGCTCGGCACCCTCAACCCCTTCCACAGATACTCCAGGAGACACCATATCAATGCCATCGATGCATCATAATGCAAGCATATCAAAGTCTATGGTTGCTTTTGGTGCCGATGCTCCAGGCACAGGGGAATCGCCAACGGATCAAATT GTTGGCATGGATCGTCTTGGGGAGGATGACTGCTTGGGAGATAATGTGGACTCGTTCTTGTCGCATGATGATGCCGCAGGTCCAAGTGATGCCCGCAGTCGTTGTATGGCTTCTGCTAAAG GATTGACCTTCCGAGAGATTTCTTCAGCTCGAGCAAGCACAAACAAGGTTGTTTGCTGTCACTTCTCATCAGATGGAAAGCTACTTGCTACTGGGGGTCATGACAAGAAG GTGGTCTTGTGGCATGCTGAAACTTTGAAACAAAAAGCAACATTGGAGGATCATTCTCTTCTGATAACTGATGTACGGTTTAGTCCAAGCGGTCCACTTCTTGCTACATCATCATTTGACAAAACTGTCAGGGTCTGGGACTTAGACAAT CAAGATGTTGCAGCTTGCATGTTTACGGGGCACTCAGCATCTGTTATGTCACTGGATTTTCACCCAAACAAGGATGACCTCATGTGTTCTTGTGACGGGAATAGTGAGATACGATTCTGGAGTATCAACAATGGAAGAGCTGTCCGAATTTTCAAG GGAGGTTCGAGCCAGTTAAGATTTCAGCCACGTCATGGTGCATATCTTGCAGTAGCTTCAGAGAATGTTGTGTCTATACTGGACGTGGAAACACAAGCTTGTGTGAGGAGATTTGAG GGCCACACCGCTCATGTTGATTCAGTGTGTTGGAGCCCCTCTGGTGAATATCTTGCCTCCACCAGTGAAGACACAGTGAAAGTATGGTCTTTGAATTCTGCCAGCGAGAACAGCGTTCAAGAACTCAACAGCAACGGGAACAAGTTTCACGCGTGCACTTTCCACCCTTCGTATCCATCTCTGCTCATCGTTGGTGGCTACCAG TCTCTTGAGCTGTGGGACTTGCTGGAGAACAGAAGCATGACTGTCGCGGCGCATGACGGCCTCGTCTCCGCCCTGGCCTCCTCGAGCTCTGGCCTGGTTGCTTCTGTCAGCCATGACAAGCATGTCAAGCTGTGGAAATGA